The genomic region CGTCCCCGGTTCCGACGTGCGCGCCCTGGGACTGCTGCGAGGAACCATTAAGGCCTCGATCCTTGACGCGACGAACAGGAGTTACGTGATGAGGGAAGCCCCTGACAAATTTCTCATCCTGCCGCTCGGCAAGGTGAAGGCCAGCGACGAGTCTCTGTTCGCAACCAGGGATTTCCTGGAGAAGAACCACGCTGCGGTGACCATCTTCGTGGAGGAGCTGCTCAGGGTGTCCCGCCAGATCAATGCGAACCCGAAGTTCCCGGCAGAGGAGCGGAAGAAGCTGGGGATCATGAAAGACCTGCCAGCCAAGGTGGAAGCCGAAATCACCCCCTATTATGAGGAGGCTGTCAAGAACGAGATCATTTCCAACGACGGCGGGGCTGGGCTGGCGCCTAAGACCGACCTGGAGTTCTTTAGACTTTCCGGCCAGCTCAAGGGAGAGGACCTGAAGGTCGAGGACTTCTGGCATTTGGCGCCATTAAAGGAGGCCATCACGAAGCTCGGCAAGTGACAGGACAACGAACCCGTTCTCCGAAGACGATCTTCGTGATTGAAAACATTGATGGTGCAAACGAACCAACCCAGGGGACGACGCGTCCCCTGGCTTCTCATTTCTTTTGCCCTTGCTTTTGCCCTCTGGGAGGTTGCCGGCCGCTGGCCGATTAGCGCTGCCTTCCCTCCGTTTAGCAAGACGCTGCTGGCGTTCTTTCGCATGACGGCGGATGGCAGCTTTCTCAAGGCTTACCTCTCCACGACGCAGCCGCTGATCATCGGGTTCATCATCTGCGGAATCATCGGGGTCAGTTTCGGGATTTGGATGGGGCTCTCCCGTGCGATGGAGTGGCTCAGCCTACCGGTCTTCGTCATCCTGCAGGCGGCGCCCATGGCTGCCGTTGTTCCCCTGGTGACCTACATCTATGGGATCGGACTCACCTCGAAGGTCCTGGCTGTGGCTATCCTGGCGGCGCCGGTCATCGTCATGAATTCCTACAAGGGAATCCGCAATGCCAATCCCTCGCTGATTCAGATGTGTCGCGCGTTTCTGGGGACCCGGACGCAGGTGGTGGTGAAGATTGTTCTTCCGCACGCCGCAGCGATGATCTTCACCGGGCTTCGATTAGGATTGGCCATGGGATTCATCGGGGTGGTGATCGCGGAGTTGTTGATCACGCCGACCGGGATCGGCGATCTGATCACCTATCATAGTTCCGTTGCAGATTTTCCTGAGATGTTTGCCGCGGTGGCCTCCATCATCCTGATCGCCGCTGTGACCATTCACGCCCTCGAGCGGCTCGAGCGCAGGCTGTTTCCCCCCGAAATGAGAGGATCCTAAACCATGTCGGACGAAGCGATTGTAGAACTCAAGGATATCGGCAAGACATACGAGACGGGGGTCGAGGCCTTGCGGGAGGCAAACATCTGTTTCCCCGCGGGCAAACTGAGCACACTTTTGGGGCCGAGCGGGTGCGGCAAGACCACCCTTCTCAAGATCATCGGCGGCCTGATTCCGGCCACCACGGGCGAGGTCTGGGTGAAGGGGGGGCGGGTGGATGGTCCTGGGGCGGAGCGCGCCTTCGTGTTCCAGGACTTTGCCCTTCTGCCCTGGGCCACAGTGGTTCGCAACGTCGCCTTCGGGCTGGAACTTCGAGGGGTTTCCAAGGAGCAGAGGCTCGAGATCGCCCGCAAATTCATCGACGAGGTCGGCCTGACCGGCTTCGAATCGAGCTACCCTCATCAGCTCTCCGGCGGGATGCGCCAGCGCGTCGGGCTGGCCCGCGCCCTGACCGTCGATGCTGACAT from Candidatus Eisenbacteria bacterium harbors:
- a CDS encoding ABC transporter permease subunit; its protein translation is MKTLMVQTNQPRGRRVPWLLISFALAFALWEVAGRWPISAAFPPFSKTLLAFFRMTADGSFLKAYLSTTQPLIIGFIICGIIGVSFGIWMGLSRAMEWLSLPVFVILQAAPMAAVVPLVTYIYGIGLTSKVLAVAILAAPVIVMNSYKGIRNANPSLIQMCRAFLGTRTQVVVKIVLPHAAAMIFTGLRLGLAMGFIGVVIAELLITPTGIGDLITYHSSVADFPEMFAAVASIILIAAVTIHALERLERRLFPPEMRGS
- a CDS encoding ABC transporter substrate-binding protein; this encodes MNIRTKVAMVVVLLVCLAISLPSLGAQTRTKIRYGLGDVLGTDDLQLLIAIERAKARGVDVEVTAFKSEELATQAVINGQVDVGQGTPYAAIPKVTIPIRFFYQLYALQFFPIVNKEFYKIWKDLDGQEIAVHARGSGTEAIMNLMAKEHGIKYKNISYVPGSDVRALGLLRGTIKASILDATNRSYVMREAPDKFLILPLGKVKASDESLFATRDFLEKNHAAVTIFVEELLRVSRQINANPKFPAEERKKLGIMKDLPAKVEAEITPYYEEAVKNEIISNDGGAGLAPKTDLEFFRLSGQLKGEDLKVEDFWHLAPLKEAITKLGK
- a CDS encoding ABC transporter ATP-binding protein, producing the protein MSDEAIVELKDIGKTYETGVEALREANICFPAGKLSTLLGPSGCGKTTLLKIIGGLIPATTGEVWVKGGRVDGPGAERAFVFQDFALLPWATVVRNVAFGLELRGVSKEQRLEIARKFIDEVGLTGFESSYPHQLSGGMRQRVGLARALTVDADIILMDEPFSSVDEQTRRKFQEDLLDLLQHRQKTVIFVTHSIEEAAYLSDRIVLLSARPGTVSQIIQPNIDRGSKNPDEIRRDKNYLDAVDRIWQVLKKYLS